The Glycine soja cultivar W05 chromosome 4, ASM419377v2, whole genome shotgun sequence genomic sequence TGTAATTcagctaattttaacttaccaagaatttcatttcatttttttctttttttttctttctattagaAGTGTTACTAGATATGCTTACTCAAACAAGTTCCCTATGCAACAAAACTCTCcctttgaataataaatattcaacAGAGTTGCATACTCATGAATTTAACTCTTCCAATATTGTTTCCTATTAGTAGTAGTATTGAATCCGTGTCCTGTGTCACATTCATGTTTCCAAACTGGCAAACTACAATCATTTGACAATTGCAATTATCTCCGCATCATTGGCATTTGTCCACAAATTTAGTAATTGCACCACAACTGCAACGTCAGTGAAACAAATATTGTAGGCAAGCACTCTAGAGGCGAAAATGCTGGGTGAGATGGCAAAGAAAAGTACTCTCAGGTCTCAAGAGACCTACAGAGGATTTGAAgggtcataaaatttatttcaatttggGCTATCTATGTGTAATATATTGAAATGGACTAGTTTTATGTTAGCTGCCAATGGTCTAACACAACGTTCCTCCTTTGTCCGGGCTAGGAATCGATTGTAAAAACCATAAGCAGAATTGGTTGTAACAACATAAGTGTAACAAAAATCCTTGATTAAGCACTCTAGAGGCAACAATGCCTTGGTGAGATAGCAAAGAAAAGTACTTTCAGGTCCAAGAGACCTAAAGAGACATCAAAAGGGTCAtcaaatttatttcaatttctgCAAGTTGGATACAAAATTTGATGCAGCAAAACCAGCAGAACCCCCAATTACACCGGCCAAGGCAACCACAACCTGCAACCCCACCTCTCCAAGGTTGTCCTCAGGAACCAAGTAAACAAACAACGGTCCAAGGATCAACAACCCTAAGCTGAGGGTTAAGAGTGTCCCTGGAGTTCCAGGATCAGTGGCAGCAGATAGCACACCCAACTCTTCTGCTTTTGAGAGGAGTCCAAGCCTCTCTATTGTTGAGAGGGAGAACCCAAACTTCTCTGCTGCAGATAGCAACCCTGCTTTCTCTGCTTTGCTCAGCAGCTTCAGCTGCTCCATCCTTGTCAGAAGTTTTATGGGAGGCGTGGCTGTGGCGGGACTGCTCCTAGGTTGTTCCCCAAGTGGGAACACAGTTGAGTTCTGCATTGTGCACTTGGTTCAGTTATTATTGTAACTAAACACTACTACTTAACcagatgaaaagaaaaacaatttttcatttaggacAAAAACTGCACACAGTTTCTTAGGtgtttttgatgttgttttCCGATCAGAGTTGGACTTACACTTTGGTAATGTATGTTGACCTTTAATACAAACCTTTATTACGCTGATTACTGAGGTAAAACACTAATTTTGACTAGAAAATAGCACAAAAAATAACTATGAAACTACATCTAAGTTTTGCCATTTAAACGAGGTGTTCTTTCATATGTTGGAAACTATCTTGAACAAGTTCTATTTAAGAGCTTACAACCGTTACAATGTCTTTTCCAATGTAATTTTTGGTTTATAACAGGTAATTCACAAAAGAGCCTGTTTTTTAAAGTGGTTAAGTTAAAACATTAGAAACAGACTTCAGTCTTCATAATATGAACAGAGAGAATCATTATGTAAGCATGTTTAATACGTATAGATATATATAGATACATATTATTACACTGACTCACAAAAATTAAGAGCTAatactaaccattacaattttgttttttcataatgtattttttggttcAGAACAGGCAATTCACAAcagatatttttctttctttttttaataataagtttCAAACATTGGAGACAGGTTTCACTCttcataataaaacaaaaagaatcattATGTAAGCAAGTTTAATACATAAACAGATATATAGACAGATATTACACTGACttgcaatattttaaaaactaataaccATTAAACTGTAATTTTTGTTCAAATCAGCTAATTCACCAcagatcattttcttttttttttccaagtgatcaaattcaaacactATAGACAGGTTTCAGTTTCACAAAACAtttgaagaaaaagaacaatttgTGTAAGCAAGTTTTCtacatatatagatatatattacACTGACCTACAATAATTTAAGAGCTAATAACCATTACAATGTTTCCTTCTTCTCTAATATTTTGTTCAAAACAGTTAAATTCACAATACCCTTTTCATTCTTTTAGTAGTAAAGAAATAATAGATAAGTGTCACACTTCATAGCAAACCATTTGAACAAAAAGAATATGTGTGTGTGCGCACTGACCTTTCTAGAGCCTACAGTTCTAGAGACCGAGGGAAGAGGCTTGGGAGTGGCCATGGATTTGACAAGCATAGGTGATGAGAGAGTGCAAGATTTTTGTGTTATGGCACgagaggaagagaagatgaagggtCTGTTGTTGCAAATGGATGCCGAGGCCTCCATAACCATAAACTTCTTTCTTTATCGTTATTGCTTGGTCGAGATGAACAAGAGCATCTCATAAGCGCTGTGTGGATGATGATGGTGCATGACCAAGATCACTCATTGGATTTCCTTTGCTTCCATGTCCACGTGCCATGCAATGGTTGGTGCTCCTTTCTCCCTTCTTCTACTGCATGGAAAACAAAagtttttgctttcatttttttcttaacaatgGTATATACTATGTTTTATAatgcaaaaattttaaatttgtgattgGTTGAGAGGTGTCCAGGTAATATATATCTGATTAAATGAAATGTTATGTTCAGATTTTGTGTagaaaaattttctttaaatgattcaaccatattatgaaaattttatactcaaatataataaattttatttaatagccaagcaaaaaaaagttataattttttttaatatatctctCTTTGCGCGCGTGCGTATGTAAAACTTAttattaaatgtttaaaataaaaaagtttaaaaattttaaaagttatttttaattttttttattcaatgtatGTATAGCTTCACAAtttgtaacaatttttaattttcaaattttattttttaatttattttttttaaaaatgatttatgacaattttaaatcATCAAAATATTTGATTCGTATGATTTGGTGATATTTTTACATATTCTGACAATTTTAAAGaagataattaaaaacataaatataaaattgttgtaatttttatatatatattttgacagttctaaattatcataaatcatttaaaaaaaataaatttaaaaaaatatgtttgacaGCAGACAATCGTCACAAATTATAACACCATTAATGTAAAGAATGAAAGAGActcaaaatagttttttgaaaatttgaggaactaataaaaatactttttttgggattagaaaaaataattacccaaatttaaaagattaaaaatatatttaaatcaaataaaaatgtaacttattaaaattctaaaaaaaaatctcttttcaTATAGATTTTTTACTTGATAAAGGAAAAGAATGGCATATCAAAAATTCATTCATgatttctttttatctattgATCATTTTGATTTTAGATTATcgcacaaataaataaaattgagaaaagtTAAATAGTACGAATTCCTGCtgcacaaattcaattttttttttaaaaaagatgatAATAGTTACAAAATCATCCATGTCCTCATCCTATCAAATAGTATTGCGCAAAAGATTATACACAAATTCATGCTTCAATTTCTGTGAAAATAAGAACAATTGAACGTAAATATTTTCAGCAAAAAATTGTTGTTGGTACACGTGCACTTAGTCATCAAGAAAAATGAAGACCCCTTTGTCTTATTCAAAGAATTAATCTAACATTTACATAGCTACCTTTTACTGCCAAAATCCTATCAGTAACACGAAAActcatttttgttattttgaaaaGGGTTTCatgttttatcatttttctttttcttcgaATCCTATTAGGCATTTTTCCCCTCTGGTTCATTGATAGCAATTAGGAAATACAAGCACCATCAAGAACAAGGCCTAAAAGGAGGATCACTACCCCAGCATACCTCAAGGATTttgtttaattgaatgatgCTCAGCTGGCAATCCTGTCGGCCTCACCTTTGTTTTGTCTACCATTTCCTTGTTGCATTTCCATTCTATTAGGATCTTATTACCATAGAAttacaaattttgttatttcaaaATCAGTATAAATATAAGATCATTGTAATAAGGCAAAATAATGGAAAATTACCTTtagtcttcttcttcctctttgttATGTTAGGAGGTACTGGTCCTCGAAACTAGAATCAATTTCAGAGCTCTAACAATTTAGTGCTCTCGTTGTCCTTGGTCAAATGACAGAGTCCACTCGTTCATTGGTATCGTCCGATAAGCTTGAGGATGTCATTGTTAAGCTCACTTCCCATCATTTATCCTTGAGTGAAACCTTTCACAACATGACCCTTAAACTTGATGAGCTTATTCACAAATTACACACCCCAAAATCATCCAGTCCATCTCCATCTTCTTCTACTGCTATGCCTTCCCCTGCTTCTTCTCCCACCCCCCATCGCATGAAATTGGATGTTCCTCAATTTGAAGGAACAGACCCTCTCGGTTGGATCTTCAAGATCAACCAATTCTTTGTGTATCATGCTACTCCTGAGTAGGAGTGTCTCACCATTGCTTCCTTTTACATGGAGGGTCGTGCTTTGGCCTGGTTCTAGTGGATGACCAACAATGGTCAATTCACTTCATGGCTGATTTTCCTTCAAG encodes the following:
- the LOC114409662 gene encoding uncharacterized protein LOC114409662 → MVMEASASICNNRPFIFSSSRAITQKSCTLSSPMLVKSMATPKPLPSVSRTVGSRKNSTVFPLGEQPRSSPATATPPIKLLTRMEQLKLLSKAEKAGLLSAAEKFGFSLSTIERLGLLSKAEELGVLSAATDPGTPGTLLTLSLGLLILGPLFVYLVPEDNLGEVGLQVVVALAGVIGGSAGFAASNFVSNLQKLK